Within Trichoderma atroviride chromosome 2, complete sequence, the genomic segment CCGAGGCGTGTCACGACTTGCCAAAACCGCGTTGGGATGGCTTAGTAGCGTCGCTGCGGCCCCAGTTTGGAGACTGGCGGCTCTGCGCTCAGGGAGAAAACAGCCTGTGCGCCGCGACGCACCGAGAGTATTATGTAAACAGCCAGAGCCAATCGCTGCGCAGGATGAGTCATCTGCTCTGCGCGCTGAACCAGAGCTATTATCCTTCAAGCTCCTTCAGCTACTACAGCTTCCAGAGCCAAAGAAATCAACCTCCATGTAAGATGCAGCACATTCACAATTAAACCGCCATGCTGCATTGCGATTAACAGCATACTGGCTACACCACGGTTGATCGACAAAatcaaggcctttgcagcGGTTCGACATTCCTACTCGGGACATGCCGCGGACATCAGCTGCAGAGGCCTTGCATACCCGCGGGTCGATAAGATTGTTGCTGACGCGGCAATCTCAATAAGATCCTAGTTTGTGAGATCACCCTATTAATCgagctttgtttttttaatatGTTCTGCATATTAGAGtgattctcttcttgaaAAGGCTACCTCCCCAGCAACTGGAGTCTAACAAAATAATTCCAAAAAATGCAAAAACAACCATAACACCCGTCTATATTGCTCTTCATTTGGCTTTCGTCCCAAGTGGGCTTGGAGGCTCTCTCATCTCAGAGCTGCAGAAAGACAAAATTGCTTCATACCGAATTCGAAAAAAACGCATCCACCAGGACATCAGTTATTCCGCGTCATTCACCAATCCCAATCTGCTTCCGAGTCCCGCATCAGCTTGGCCCCCGCAATTTCTTCAGATTCCTGTACCAGATAGGTGGAATCTGGCCCAATGAGAGTCAGTGAGCCGTACAGAACCAGGCGTCTGCATTTTCTATGGTTGTCAAGTCAGCTGCGGTGCCTCTGTGGCTCGGCCTTGGCGCTTGGGAATCAATCTTACAGGAAGCCAATGACGATCAAGTTCCCCCAGATCTCGAGTTCGTCCCCTTCCAGGGTGCCCTCGATCCTCAGCTTTCCATATCCGATCATCTTATCACTGCGTTGAATCTCTGTTAGCGACCGAATCATGTCTGCGCGTGCATACTCAGGTGGCTACTACTCACCGGCAGGCTAGGTAACCGTCTAGCAAGATATTGCCGTATGCCTTGATTTGCCCCCTTTTCAAGATCGAACAAGTCAGCTCTATTGATTATACTACCTCTCGGTTGATCCACACgccccttttctcttgctcCTTCAATCAGCGTGGCAACTTACTGGCAGCTAATTGTCCCCTTTGCGGTGATGGTGCCGTAGGCATCGATATTTCCTCTGACGGAGATGTCTCCCTGGAGGTTGACGCCGCGTCCTGACTCTATTGAGCCAGTCACCTCGAGCGGGCCTTGTGCATTGATTTCTTCATCACTCCTCATACTTTTGCATCTCTTTAGGTTTCTGGGCGCCGTGTATCCTGACGTCGACCCAGAGGCAAAGTACTCAGACATGGCCGTGAAAGGGCAACTGAAGAACCCTCCTTCGGAGCAAGGCACGAAAGGGCTACACAAGGTGAAGAGTAATCTTTGGTTTTGGGGTATTAGAGGCTTAGTGCTCACACTTCCTTGTCGAGCGAGAACCGGATAGAATCTGTCAATGATGGACGTCTTGACAATTACGGCAATTGAAAGGCCAGATCGTGGGCATCTTATACGATCAAGTCAGATAGCGTGTAACTGGGTGTTCGACGAGGCTCCCGTGCCGGAATGGGGATGTTACTTGTCCCGGACGCTCAGCGGACGCAGCAATGAGGGCAGCctttgaggaagaagcagcccgGAGCAGTCAGAAGATCCAAGGCTGTTGTAATGTGTCTCCGCCGTCGCCTGATGCACCCCTGCAGCACCAGTCATGTCTATTCAGCTCACCGTTTTTGGACGAACAGCTGAACAGGTGAGAATGACGATTCCTGCCCTATTCGCCGTCTTTGTGTCTCTCGTCTGTCTCGCCGCCTAACAACGCCCTTGTCATGAGAGAGCTCGAGATGACGCGAAAGCTGCACCGACTGTGTGACTGCTCACCCTCCCCCAGCTCGATAGCGTTCTTTGAAGCAAGCAGCGTGGTAATATTGGCCAGGTAGGGCGTTCACAAAGCAATTATTGGAATCCTCAGGATACCTGGTCAGACTCCGCAGGAGGGGGTGGCccaggaagaggaggcggTTGCAGAGCGAACGGTGGAGAACGGACGAAGGAATCAGGGCCTGCAAATCTGGCAAGCCAATCTGGTGCTTGGTGTAAGTGACGGGGATGCTGCCACGGGGACGAACACCCAGCAAGAGGTGGCATGCGGTTTCTGTTTGAATCCTCAAAGCCAAGATCCTCGCCTGGTCTTTTTATGGAGCCCGTTCTAACGGGTATACGGAGTAATACGTGCTAATCTCGGTCCCCAGTGcaactattttttttttctctcctcttgtctcgtttcccctctctctcaaTCTTGACTAACAAAATAAAACCCCTCAATCCCTGCTCCATGTTGACGgtttcccctctctctgAGACAGGAAGCAAAGGAGGCCACATAGGCCCTTTTCAAGCTTGTGGGCTAAACAATGGTTGAGCCATCTCCAGACATcccaagagagagaggcacaCCTGGCACACCGGGCTGCGTCCCCATCGAGATGCCAACTATTAGCGGTGCTACACAACGTGGCAGCCTGCTCGCATGGCCAGAACCCGAGGCTCAGGTTctgccccccctccccccttcttCCTCGAGCTTAGCCCTATTACCAGGTTCAGCGATCAAATCTTGCTTTGTCCCGTTcccatattttttttctcccaaGCCTTTTCACACGTGCAGTATATGCAAGAGGCCATGCAAGCCCCCGACCCCATGCAGAGCTGGATCTGTGCTAGTTTCAGCTCTGGCCCAATATAGAAGCAATGGTTAGCCCTATTTGGGGGCCGTTTTCTCGGGGGTGCGTCACTGGCCAAGGCGGGAAACAATCAACCTtgcgtccttcttctcggtgACCCAGTCAACACCATTCCCGCAAACCCGGTCTGCCCTCCTCCCGGGGCTGGGCTGTGATAACAGCCTCGTTCCATCACCGTTGGGCTCCCTTCTGCGCTCTGCGTGACCCCGCTGGAAaccgatgatgacggcatGGGTTGGTGCCAATCAATGTCCATATCGTATTAGTATTATCGCTTATCCCCTgtgaggctgaagagagaCACACACAAAAAGAAGTTCAGAGTACCCCGTAGTCGGTCGAGCTATACAATACAAGTCAGCAATATACTTGCCGTGCCGCGGTTGACGCTATCTAGAAGGGGTACATAATACGCCGTTTTCTATTTATTACTGTACTATACGGATACCTGTGTGCGTATAGACAACATATACAATTCCGGAATTCGGCATTCCATCCGCCTTGCCGGGTGCTTCCACCTACATTGTAGCATCTCTGTCTCAGTTGCAGATACAACCTTTCAGTCTGAATCACCCACTCCTTTCCACAGAACGAGGCTCCATGGGTATTTAGCTTCACCGTTCAGGTAAGGCatccaagacaaaaaaaaaattcaaaaaaaaaaaatgagggGTGATATTTGTTAGATAGTTAGCAGTAGCCATTTTTTGTTTAATCTCTTAGCCAGAACGTAGTCCACAGAATAATAGGTGCATAGTGTCGCCGGCTTACTCACATACCAATCGCTCATACGCTCATGGTAGTCATCCATCAAGGCCTTTTATCCTTGCTACCCAAAAAATGACTGATTTTTTATCATTTTGTTTATTCTTGACTATCTCACCCTCCTCCAAATTCCTCCCATTTTCGAGTCTTCATCCCCATCCACCACAGTTGCCTATCAGCATTTAATATTTTTTCATCCTTCTTCATACTCAGCCTACCTGATGTAGACAAACAATAGACATCACATACCACATGACCTCACCTACTACTACCCTGAACCTTGCCGTTTCCCCAATGCTACaccaaaaaagcaaaagaaaatacATACAGTAATAACCAAGAATCCGATAGCGCGTTCCACCAATTATCCCATGTAGATaccaaaaaggaagaaaagtacaagaaagaaaaaagaaagtataaaaaaaaaaaaaaaaaaaaaaaaaaaaaaaaaaaaaaaaaaaaaagaaaaaagaaaagaaaaaaaaaaagaaaaagaaaaagaaggggggtACAGTACTAATACAAAATTAGACAAATCCAAAGGCGCAAAAGACTAAAGACATAGACAAGCGCTGTCTACATCTTACCTGTCTGCCTAGCACCTCCAGCTACCCAAAATTCTGCCTACCAAGTCTCATTGCGAAGAGGTCTCGAGCCCTTTCTAATCGCGTCCCACGAATCCCAGTCCAAGGCCGGTGCATAGAGCTGCAAACACCCACACCGCGGCATATGCAGCAGCCCCGGTCTGCTCAACGCCAGGAATGGTCATGGCGCAAGAGAGATACGTGTTGACTCCCGTGACCAATAGAGTCACCGCTGTGCGTAGAATGGCaaccttggccttggtcgTATAGCCCCAGAAGTTCCACCACACAGTCTCTCCAAGACTGGCCTCTACGGGGTCAAAGTTGGTGACGCGCTCGtcttcctttgtcttgccAGCTGTGGCAAACGGCGGGAAAATGAAGGTGCTTGCAGCGGCGCCGAAGAGCAGTGTCACGGGCAGCACAGTAGCGTAAGACGCCGCGTATGCAGATTCAATGCTGCGGATGCCTGCAAAGTGCAGGACAAAGATCTTAGGCAGCAGGAATCGCAGCGACAGAACTAAGATGACGGTGTATATGCTCGTTGAGAGGCCCGTGGTAAGCAGCTGCTGAGGGAATCCGATGAGCTCGCGGTTAGGCAGCTTCGAAGATGGCTTGTGGACTGCCGAAAAAGGtcgcaaaagagaaaaggggacCGACGCAGAGACGACGTCCACAGCGagggcagcaatggcggtTTGTGGACTGAGGTTGTAAAATGCGAACAGGAGGTAGATCTAGACCATTGCATATTAGCACGATGCCCAGCGAACAAGAGAGGGTAGAAAATGCCAAGGATTTGTACATACCGCCGGTCCATGGGACAAGAAATCCATCATCGCAACATCCAAGCCGTCCAGTCCGCCGAACCAGCTCAGGGCAAGCTCAAACCTAAGCAGCCATCACCATTAGCATAGGAAAGGGCAAGAGTAGCAAGCAACTTACACCCTCCAGCCAGCAAGAATATAAATCTCCTCTGGCGTCTCCTGGCTTCGGCTCACCGTCGCCAACTCCCCGTTTGTCAATTCAGCCACCACGCTGTATCCGAGACTCGCCGtgatgaagctgatgccCGCCACGAACGGGAACACCACCAACGAGGGGATCCTAGCCGACCGCGCCGCCTTTGAGGGcacctctccctctccattCTTTGCGGGAGTGGTGGCGACGACATCATCGACCTCATCAGCGCCACCGCGACGCTTCGGTGTTGTCTTTGCGACAGCCTTGCCGTCCCTTGGCTTCTCCGGTGTGGCCGTATTATCAATCACGTCTTCCGCGCTCTCGTTTCCAAGCGCTGCCCGCACAGCCTCGCCTTTATGCGCTCGCCGTAATGTCGGCATCTTTGTTCTGTTTtaaagagagggaagaaagaggacAGAGTCGTCGAGGTTGTAGCAGTAGGCAGAAGAAAGGCTTAGCTGCCGAGCGTTATTCCAAAAAGAGGCGCGCGTCTTCCTGGGATTGGCCAAGTCTGCCGAGCAAATTGTCGCAGCTGTAGCGGGATATTTGTCGCGGATCAATGCTTAACTGCTGCAAACAAGAACAGTTTGTGTGTTTGTTGAGAGAGGGTTCGGAAGCTCTGCCCGCGCCCGGCAACTGTGGGGAAACGTGACGTTAAGGTCGCTGGGGAAACAAACCTTCGGCTGCCAGGTCCCCGCAAATTCTGGATGGAGCTCTCATCCCAGCTAGAGCTCAATTTCGTCGCTGCTAGGGTCTACATcaaatttttctttccacATCAATCACTGCAAAGGGCGAGAAATTCCATTCTCATCATTACCGCTGCTCAATTGAATTGCATGGCAATCACCGGTTGTCTGTTGCTTGTTGGCTAGAATTGGTCTACCTTTTGGCAGTCGTTCAAGAAAACAGAAAATATGCATTAACTTTCATCGTCACTGTGCACGTGTGCTTCTCGTACCATGGCATTGGCTtctgtgatggtgatggtctttttttcattttatttctttttaaacgTCATGTTTTTATTCAGAATTTCTTCGAGTGTACGCTCGACGCCTCGTTGAATCCTCACTTTAACCTCGTGGAGAAGCAATCTCATTCCAGACCTTGCAGCAGCACTTGGCTCGCGTCCAGACAGGCCCTCCACTCCTTGGTGCTGAAGATTCGACAGCGGAGCAGAACCACCCCCAACACGGTTCCATCGAGTATATCGTTGTACAAAGGAAAGGTCGCGCCGATTTCCATCCCATAGGTGATATCCATAATTCATTCCAGAGCAATCCTACTCCGGGGGTCAcattaatatatataaacaaaaaaagcgTCAACGATTCGAAGTCCCAAGAGAATTGCTCCGTCCCATAGGTATCCAATAAGTTATTCCTCCATGCGGCCAAAAActccgtcgtcgtcttcgtcgctGCGGGCGCGAGACCGCATGTCGAAATCGTCTTCGCTGTCCTCCATCTTGACATCTTCACTTCCGCGGCGCATCTCACCACGGGTGAAGCTTTCTGGCTGTCTGCTGgggaagctgttgatgaaGCCGGTGCTTACAAAGGATGCAGCTTGGTCCAGGAATTGGGCTGGGACGGGGGGGCACAGGTGGTGCGTCCTCAGCAACTGTTGTTACAACGTTTCGCGAGCCattgttgctgccaaagctgcagctcaacaactcaacggcggcggccagctcATGATCGTCCTCGCCAATCATAGCATCCGGCTGCAGGTCGATGCTGCCACTGCGACCATGATCGAATCCATTTACATTAGGAATGCTGCCGCGAATGAGAGGGTTCTGTGGCTGCGGGGATTGGAAGCTTCgtgagaagatgctgccagaGCTAAAGCGCTTCTCACGATAAGCGGTGGTATCAAAGGTAGGGCCATCCTCGGCAGTCGGCGGCGGGGTAGTATCAGCGGAACTCCGACCATCAGCCTGCTCCGAGTAGCCTGAGGCAGCGGGCGATGCCGTCTCTGGCTCGCTCGCAAAGTCTCTGGCAGAGTCTGGAGGAGTGACTGATCTC encodes:
- a CDS encoding uncharacterized protein (EggNog:ENOG41), translating into MSEYFASGSTSGYTAPRNLKRCKSMRSDEEINAQGPLEVTGSIESGRGVNLQGDISVRGNIDAYGTITAKGTISCQGQIKAYGNILLDGYLACRDKMIGYGKLRIEGTLEGDELEIWGNLIVIGFLKCRRLVLYGSLTLIGPDSTYLVQESEEIAGAKLMRDSEADWDW
- a CDS encoding uncharacterized protein (EggNog:ENOG41~TransMembrane:8 (i84-106o126-143i155-171o177-198i219-241o261-282i330-351o357-377i)), whose amino-acid sequence is MPTLRRAHKGEAVRAALGNESAEDVIDNTATPEKPRDGKAVAKTTPKRRGGADEVDDVVATTPAKNGEGEVPSKAARSARIPSLVVFPFVAGISFITASLGYSVVAELTNGELATVSRSQETPEEIYILAGWRVFELALSWFGGLDGLDVAMMDFLSHGPAIYLLFAFYNLSPQTAIAALAVDVVSASVPFSLLRPFSAVHKPSSKLPNRELIGFPQQLLTTGLSTSIYTVILVLSLRFLLPKIFVLHFAGIRSIESAYAASYATVLPVTLLFGAAASTFIFPPFATAGKTKEDERVTNFDPVEASLGETVWWNFWGYTTKAKVAILRTAVTLLVTGVNTYLSCAMTIPGVEQTGAAAYAAVWVFAALCTGLGLGFVGRD